The genomic stretch CAAGCTGGAAACCATCCGATTGCAATTCTGAATCACAATGTTCCGAGTGCGTATTTAGTGCCGAGCAGTGTATATGAAGAAATGATGGATATTATTGATGATTATTATTTGGCGAAGGAAGCGGAACGAAGAATCAACGATGATGTAAAGCCTATCAAAGTAGATGTTGATGAC from Chrysiogenes arsenatis DSM 11915 encodes the following:
- a CDS encoding type II toxin-antitoxin system Phd/YefM family antitoxin; translation: MRPILSSYTASITELKKSPSQLLQQAGNHPIAILNHNVPSAYLVPSSVYEEMMDIIDDYYLAKEAERRINDDVKPIKVDVDDLLA